GCAGCATCATTGGCACATACAGGTCATATGGATTCAGCGCATGATCGCAGCCCACGTCGGCAAAAAATTTACGAAAATCGCTTCCCACATATTGAGCTAGGGTGATCAGTTCTCCCTTGCTAAGGGTTTCCAATTGTAACACCGTAATCAATCCTTGGTTGCTATTCTTAAAATAGACATAGGCCGTATGAGCAAATGTGGCTGCGGCCTTGAGCAAGATTTCCACTTGTTGGGAATCCCCAGCAACCCAATTGACATCCTTGTACTCTGTAGTTAGCAAAGGATGTTGAGTGGATGGAGAAACGATTATGATCTTACCCTCTTGAACCAACTGCTGATTTTGTCCTAGAATTTTGGTCATCCAGGCAGGATCATCTGAACAAACAAGGATGTGACCCTGCTTCTTAACCGGGTCCAAACCCTTTTCACGCGATGAGCGATATTCACCTAATTTGGTTGTCAAGGTAGAGACAATTAGTGAGTAATTCAGGACCCCCCCGATAATCACAAAAACAGTGAACACTCGGCCCCAGTGAGTTTCTGGCGACATGTCTCCGAAGCCCACTGTTGCGACAGTCACAATCGTCCAGTAGAAGCTATTGAAGAGGCTTCCATAGTCTGATTCGGCGTTCCCAGTCAACAGGAACTCAAAGAGATGAATCCCTAGGGTAGAAACAATAATTAGCGTGGGAAGAAACCAATAGAGAATGTGACGTATCTTCATAGTCGATTAGAACCCATTAGAATACTGCTTGAATATCGCAAACTACTAAAATTTTTGAGAATCATAGGAACTCCTGAAAGCTAAGCAGCCCTATATATTGGCTCTGATTTGCTAAAAATATACGATAGCAACAAACCCACGTTTTTCCAGTTGTGTTCAATGATTAGTCAGAATGAAGTTATGATTTATTTTGTCTAACACAAGACTCTACAGAGAGGAGTTTGAAATTGACAATCCTGGCAGATGAATTTGGCAGAGCTAGTTTTTCTTGCAACCGAGTCAGGATTTCCCCTATAACAGTCCGTCGGTCGTTCATAGTAGTTTCATTTCAACGTTCACTTCTCAGCAGGGAATTCCTTATGAAAAGATTCATTATTGCCGCAACTTTAATGCTTTTTGCTGGTTGGGTGCACGCCGCTGATTTAGGTGGCAAAGTGCTACGCATTGGCTCAGACACCACGTACCCTCCAATGGAGATGGTGGATGAAAAAACTGGAGAGATCATTGGTTTTGATGTGGACCTGGTTGATGCCATCTGTGAGCGAATCAACTGTGTACCCCAGTTCGTGACCACAGCCTGGGATGGAATCTTTGCTGCGCTACAGCAGAGCGAATTTGATATGGTCGTCTCTGGTGTTTCCATCACACCAGAACGTGACAAGCAAATGGACTTCAGTGATCCATATCTCGTGGTTAGCCAGGCAATCATGGTCCGTGTTGATGACGAGGGTATGACACTGGATGGCATGAAAGGGGCTGGTCGCAAGCTGGCTTCACAAACTGGAACCACCAATGCTCAACTTGCCGAAGAGTTGGTTGGCCGTAACAATGTCGCTCTTTTCGATACCTTTGCCGCTGCAGTTCAGGCCCTGCGTAACGGTGACGTCGATGGCCTGGTGATTGATGGCACCTCAGCTGCGGCTTACGAGCAGCAATTTGCTGGTGAATTGGTTGTTGGCATTCGTGGTCTCAACAGTGACCCTCTGGGACTGGTTTTTCGTGAGGGGGATGGGATGGTCGACGCCTTTAACACCGGTCTTGCCCAGGTCAAAGCTGATGGTACTCTCGATAAGCTCGTCTTGAAATACTGGAGCGAATAATTTGACTCGCGCCTCATGACCGACCCTTCACCAAGGCGCATCGGCCTGGAGTGGCTTCAGCTTCGGGCCAGCAATCTTGTGCTGCTGGCCAGCGCGCCCTTCTTCATCTATCTCTTCGCCACTTCCACAAATTACAGCCGCTCCCTCGCCTTCATCGTTGGCGTTGAGGAAGGTGCCGCAGAAGTCTTTCAAACCTTCCTAGTTTTGCTACTGGGTTTGTTGAGTGGATTGATCCCCATCCTGCTTACTCGCAAATCACCAAGTTGGCTTTCCTATCCTCGTGAAGTCTCCTGGTTTGGGCTAGTGCTGCACTTGTTGCTAATGTCCTGGTTACTCACCCGATGGGATCTGGCGCCTTTCTGGGATTCAGTGATTGGAGACCTACTGGATGCCCGCAGCAATCCATTCCGAGATCCCAAGGTCAATTATCCAGCCCTTACTCCAGAAGGAC
The sequence above is drawn from the SAR324 cluster bacterium genome and encodes:
- a CDS encoding transporter substrate-binding domain-containing protein; amino-acid sequence: MKRFIIAATLMLFAGWVHAADLGGKVLRIGSDTTYPPMEMVDEKTGEIIGFDVDLVDAICERINCVPQFVTTAWDGIFAALQQSEFDMVVSGVSITPERDKQMDFSDPYLVVSQAIMVRVDDEGMTLDGMKGAGRKLASQTGTTNAQLAEELVGRNNVALFDTFAAAVQALRNGDVDGLVIDGTSAAAYEQQFAGELVVGIRGLNSDPLGLVFREGDGMVDAFNTGLAQVKADGTLDKLVLKYWSE